From a single Pyxidicoccus xibeiensis genomic region:
- a CDS encoding response regulator transcription factor, with translation MAERPTVLVVDDDPHLREIVRFALEQGGFHVEEASDGRAALARVERAVPALIVLDIMMPELDGLAVCREVRRKHELPIVFLSSRDDEVDRILGLELGGDDYLTKPFSPRELVARVKAVLRRARPASPPDVSAPPQRLQDRGPLRMDAERWRAWWNEQEVVLTVTEFQLLATLLRVPGKVFTRDELMTRVYDDVVVSDRTIDSHVRRVRQKFAAAGGEVIETVHGLGYRLALP, from the coding sequence GTGGCCGAACGCCCCACCGTCCTGGTCGTCGATGATGATCCCCACCTGCGAGAAATCGTCCGCTTCGCGCTGGAGCAGGGCGGCTTCCACGTAGAGGAGGCCTCGGACGGCCGGGCGGCCCTGGCGCGGGTGGAGCGCGCGGTGCCCGCGCTCATCGTCCTGGACATCATGATGCCGGAGCTGGACGGGCTCGCCGTGTGCCGCGAGGTCCGCCGCAAGCACGAGCTGCCCATCGTCTTCCTCTCCTCGCGCGACGACGAGGTGGACCGCATCCTCGGTCTGGAGCTGGGAGGCGACGACTACCTCACCAAGCCCTTCAGCCCGCGCGAGCTGGTGGCCCGCGTGAAGGCGGTGCTGCGCCGTGCCCGCCCCGCCTCGCCTCCGGACGTCAGCGCGCCCCCGCAGCGACTCCAAGACCGGGGCCCGCTGCGCATGGACGCGGAGCGCTGGCGCGCGTGGTGGAACGAGCAGGAGGTGGTGCTCACCGTCACGGAGTTCCAGCTGCTCGCCACGCTCTTGCGCGTGCCGGGCAAGGTCTTCACGCGCGACGAGCTGATGACGCGCGTCTATGACGACGTGGTGGTGAGCGACCGCACCATCGACAGTCACGTGCGCCGGGTGCGCCAGAAGTTCGCCGCCGCGGGCGGAGAAGTCATCGAGACGGTGCATGGCCTCGGCTATCGGCTCGCCCTCCCCTAG
- a CDS encoding Dyp-type peroxidase, whose product MYSTDLPSRRTPPTHQAPPELDLKDVQGLLLHGYRELTELALVFLRIDDAPLCRQWLGELARGAITTADPVEHQRRRRELGHEYSRVNVALTPRGLATLGLPEEVLATFPLELREGMARRAREHLRDVDANAPETWQLGGTRFEDDLHVLLLLYAWDARRMEALLHDYRARAAQQGLREVHLQRGSRRHREGDPHGYYRDHFGFLDGLSQPRLEGFEDPAGHPRDYDRPVKRGEFILGHLNEYGEYPLSPCVPERLDAANALPPTPGREGWRELGRNGSYLVVRKLEQHVREFEDFLSANASLAPEGRPEDQREWVAAKLVGRWRNGAPLVARKHGPLRRLLPFLFRAEKAKPPHVTERTPRGIDNGFRYARDDPRGLGCPVTAHARRCNPRDAQPPKKTTSLEVTRRHRLLRRGFSYWDDSGQGLLFLAFNTSLSRQFEFIQRSWIHFDQLGGMEGAEDPLSGDGGGRLVIPQQPVRQCVADLQRFVSMRGGGYFFMPGMNALRFLAAWEPAPPA is encoded by the coding sequence GTGTACTCGACCGACCTGCCTTCCCGCCGTACTCCGCCCACGCACCAGGCGCCGCCTGAGCTCGACCTGAAGGACGTCCAGGGGCTGCTGCTGCACGGCTACCGGGAGCTGACGGAGCTCGCGCTCGTCTTCCTGCGCATCGACGACGCGCCCCTGTGCCGGCAGTGGCTCGGCGAGCTGGCCCGGGGGGCCATCACCACGGCGGACCCGGTGGAGCACCAGCGCAGGCGGCGCGAGCTCGGCCATGAATACTCGCGCGTCAACGTCGCGCTGACGCCCCGGGGCCTCGCCACCCTCGGACTTCCCGAAGAGGTGCTCGCCACCTTCCCGCTCGAGCTGCGCGAAGGCATGGCACGCCGCGCGCGGGAGCACCTGCGCGACGTGGACGCCAATGCCCCGGAGACGTGGCAGCTCGGCGGGACGCGCTTCGAGGACGACCTGCACGTGCTGCTCCTGCTCTACGCGTGGGACGCGCGCCGCATGGAGGCGCTGCTCCACGACTACCGCGCCCGCGCGGCGCAGCAGGGCCTGCGGGAGGTTCATCTGCAGCGCGGCTCGCGCAGGCACCGGGAGGGAGACCCCCATGGCTACTACCGGGACCACTTCGGCTTCCTGGACGGCCTGTCGCAGCCGCGCCTGGAGGGCTTCGAGGACCCGGCCGGGCACCCGCGCGACTATGACCGGCCGGTGAAGCGCGGGGAGTTCATCCTCGGCCACCTCAACGAGTACGGCGAGTATCCCCTGTCCCCCTGCGTGCCGGAGCGGCTGGACGCGGCGAACGCGCTGCCGCCGACTCCGGGCCGCGAGGGCTGGCGGGAGCTGGGCCGCAACGGGAGCTACCTGGTCGTGCGCAAGCTGGAGCAGCACGTGCGCGAGTTCGAGGACTTCCTGAGCGCGAATGCCTCGCTCGCACCGGAGGGCCGGCCCGAGGACCAGCGCGAGTGGGTGGCCGCGAAGCTGGTGGGCCGCTGGCGCAATGGCGCGCCGCTGGTGGCGAGGAAGCACGGCCCGCTGCGCCGCCTCCTCCCCTTCCTGTTCCGCGCCGAGAAGGCGAAGCCGCCCCACGTGACGGAGCGCACCCCGCGGGGCATCGACAACGGCTTCCGGTATGCGCGGGATGATCCTCGCGGCCTCGGCTGCCCGGTGACGGCGCACGCGCGGCGGTGCAACCCACGCGACGCCCAGCCTCCGAAGAAGACGACCTCGCTGGAGGTGACGCGGCGGCACCGCCTGCTCCGGCGTGGCTTCAGCTACTGGGATGACAGCGGCCAGGGGCTGCTGTTCCTCGCCTTCAACACCAGCCTCAGCCGGCAATTCGAGTTCATCCAGCGAAGTTGGATTCACTTCGACCAGCTCGGGGGGATGGAGGGCGCGGAAGACCCACTCTCGGGAGACGGCGGGGGAAGGCTCGTCATCCCCCAGCAACCCGTGCGTCAGTGTGTGGCGGATCTCCAGCGCTTCGTGAGCATGCGGGGAGGAGGGTATTTTTTTATGCCGGGGATGAACGCACTGAGGTTCCTCGCGGCCTGGGAGCCGGCACCTCCGGCATGA
- a CDS encoding protein kinase domain-containing protein codes for MPERTGDGQRPEGPTPAREPDWESFGLEEFREDLEDFEDTFLKQVARSSVPPRLPVPGMWLGDRDGRRYEVLEELGGGAMGQVFRAQDTVLQRKVALKFLVPHESLAEAPMIALLRQEGRAIAQLDHEHIVRIFNVDVWSSAPGEPPVPFLVMECLEGESLSALLRRSRPGPRRAMEILDAVAAGLAHAHERHIVHRDLKPSNVFITRRGVVKILDFGLAWLAAASAPPDVALSTAGTPPYMAPEQWRGEAQDARTDLWAAGILLFEMLTGEPPYQGTPEEIRARVTSADPAPSVRERVPTLPEMVDRLLGSLLAKSPGDRIGSAVELRERLQQVEEGLAPRRQPTGSVAPQRRQVTLLACRLADVAGLATRLDAEDVGELEAAFHRSCSEVIHEHGGSVVLCVGEEVLGCFGHPVTHEDDSERAVNAGLRLASAVAPALQESLMLPPGRELALKVGIHTDMVVLDDTSIQGEAPRMATWLARQAEPGTVCVSGSTHMLIRGAFVTQAMAPMRFTGLSGVRDVSVHQLLRPRRTASRFDRSLVARPLTPLVGRRSELQRLMGWWEEARSGHGVCGLVTGEAGMGKSRLLREVRERVSPFTAIRLRCQCWPQSSTSAFAPIIELLRHLLQLDVEGTPTQHRAKLEAGLGALGMGQQRTWVLSGLVGLSGDSGAVHLRYTPDRLKQETLEALTALLMKLAEERPVLAEMEDLHWADPSTLQLLTVLLEKLPRMRACLLLTARADFRPPWHASADVRQLKLERLPVALAGELVRKAAGRESLPTTLVAHLVAKTDGVPLFAEELTRTVLERPSDEEMDPGAWTSPVPLSLRELLLTRLDRLPAPQKELAQLCAVVGRSFPHALLASLSGRSETALRKDLAGLVAEGLLQPEEAAEPRFGFRHALIQDAASDSLPRLLRRQYHRRIARVLAEQFPEVTEAQPDLLAWHYTESGQVEAALRWWARAGELASLRSANMEALSHLRQALELLLTLPPSRERSGQELKLLISLQWSLMQVQGYHSPEGEEVYARVRALLRELEEDLPRLEPAYWVPFAYAFARARWDEAHEMAERLVRLGRQHSQRDLLALGYRMMAADFFTWGNVPTALEHVELALAFSDFGLEQHQVLAVKHGVNPRVAALAYAAMLFAVVDAPERSREHGRLALRLAMDIGHPNTTGFALLYVALAGQLRREPREVLELCDRNIALSRDHHLRLWLGWAALLRAWAQAMLGSEREGLARMQAAMAQWRRAGFNAGLPHDLGMLAEIHLLLGQSHEALVAVHEALMLAEETGERSYEVVLRGLEAEALHGLGREREASEAYSRALRLAASQGAVGYDRLVREHRIGHRWVELPVTPGTQLEEPAPGA; via the coding sequence ATGCCAGAACGGACCGGTGACGGGCAGAGACCGGAAGGCCCCACGCCAGCGCGGGAGCCGGACTGGGAGTCGTTCGGCCTGGAGGAGTTCCGCGAGGACCTGGAGGACTTCGAGGACACCTTCCTCAAGCAGGTGGCGCGCTCCTCCGTGCCGCCCCGCCTGCCCGTGCCGGGCATGTGGCTGGGAGACCGGGACGGGCGCCGCTACGAGGTGCTCGAGGAGCTGGGGGGCGGCGCCATGGGCCAGGTGTTCCGCGCCCAGGACACCGTGCTGCAGCGGAAGGTGGCGCTGAAGTTCCTCGTCCCGCACGAGTCGCTCGCCGAGGCGCCGATGATTGCGCTGCTGCGGCAGGAGGGGCGCGCGATTGCCCAGCTCGACCACGAGCACATCGTCCGCATCTTCAACGTGGACGTCTGGAGCAGCGCGCCGGGAGAGCCCCCGGTTCCCTTCCTCGTCATGGAGTGCCTGGAGGGCGAGTCCCTGTCCGCGCTCCTCCGGCGGAGCCGGCCGGGTCCGCGCCGCGCCATGGAGATCCTGGACGCGGTGGCCGCGGGGCTGGCGCACGCGCACGAGCGCCACATCGTCCACCGCGACCTGAAGCCCAGCAACGTCTTCATCACCCGCAGGGGCGTGGTGAAGATCCTCGACTTCGGCCTCGCCTGGCTCGCCGCCGCCAGCGCGCCGCCCGACGTGGCGCTGTCCACCGCGGGCACGCCGCCGTACATGGCGCCGGAGCAGTGGCGCGGCGAGGCCCAGGACGCGCGCACCGACCTGTGGGCCGCCGGCATCCTGCTCTTCGAGATGCTCACCGGCGAGCCGCCCTATCAGGGCACGCCCGAGGAGATTCGCGCCCGCGTCACCTCCGCCGACCCGGCCCCGTCGGTGAGGGAGCGTGTCCCCACGCTGCCCGAGATGGTGGACCGGTTGCTGGGCTCGCTGCTGGCCAAGTCTCCGGGAGACCGCATCGGCTCGGCGGTGGAGCTGCGCGAGCGGCTGCAGCAGGTGGAGGAGGGGCTGGCGCCCCGGAGGCAGCCCACCGGCAGTGTGGCCCCGCAGCGGCGGCAGGTGACGCTGCTCGCCTGCCGGCTGGCGGACGTGGCGGGACTGGCCACGCGGCTGGACGCGGAGGACGTGGGCGAGCTGGAGGCCGCGTTCCACCGGAGCTGCTCGGAGGTCATCCATGAGCACGGGGGCTCCGTCGTCCTGTGCGTGGGGGAGGAGGTGCTCGGCTGCTTCGGACATCCGGTGACGCACGAGGATGACTCGGAGCGCGCGGTGAACGCGGGGCTGCGCCTGGCCTCGGCCGTGGCGCCTGCGCTCCAGGAGTCGCTGATGCTGCCACCGGGCCGCGAGCTGGCCCTGAAGGTGGGCATCCACACGGACATGGTGGTGCTGGACGACACGTCCATCCAGGGGGAGGCCCCGCGCATGGCCACGTGGCTCGCCCGGCAGGCGGAGCCCGGCACCGTGTGCGTGAGCGGCTCCACGCACATGCTGATTCGCGGCGCCTTCGTGACGCAGGCCATGGCGCCCATGCGCTTCACCGGCCTGTCCGGCGTGCGCGACGTGTCCGTGCACCAGCTGCTGCGCCCGCGCCGCACCGCGAGCCGGTTCGACCGCTCGCTCGTGGCGCGTCCGCTGACGCCGCTGGTGGGACGGCGCTCGGAGCTCCAGCGACTGATGGGCTGGTGGGAGGAGGCGAGGAGCGGGCACGGCGTGTGCGGCCTGGTCACCGGAGAGGCGGGCATGGGCAAGTCACGGCTGCTGCGCGAGGTGCGCGAGCGCGTGTCCCCCTTCACCGCCATCCGCCTGCGCTGCCAGTGCTGGCCCCAGTCGAGCACCAGCGCCTTCGCGCCCATCATCGAGCTGCTGCGGCACCTGCTCCAACTGGACGTGGAGGGCACGCCCACGCAGCACCGCGCGAAGCTGGAGGCGGGGCTGGGTGCGCTCGGGATGGGCCAACAGCGCACGTGGGTGCTGTCCGGGCTGGTGGGCCTGTCCGGGGACTCGGGCGCGGTGCACCTGCGCTACACACCGGACCGGCTGAAGCAGGAGACGCTGGAGGCGCTGACGGCCCTGCTGATGAAGCTGGCCGAGGAGCGGCCGGTGCTCGCGGAGATGGAGGATCTGCACTGGGCGGACCCGTCCACGCTGCAACTGCTCACCGTGTTGCTGGAGAAGCTGCCCCGGATGCGCGCCTGCCTGCTGCTCACCGCGCGCGCCGACTTCCGGCCGCCCTGGCACGCGAGCGCCGACGTCCGCCAGCTGAAGCTGGAGCGGCTGCCGGTCGCCCTCGCCGGGGAGCTGGTCCGCAAGGCCGCGGGGCGCGAGTCGCTGCCAACGACGCTGGTGGCGCACCTGGTGGCCAAGACGGACGGCGTGCCCCTGTTCGCGGAGGAGCTGACGCGCACCGTGCTGGAGCGCCCCTCCGACGAGGAGATGGACCCGGGCGCGTGGACGTCGCCGGTGCCGCTGTCGCTGCGGGAGCTGCTCCTCACGCGGCTGGACAGGCTCCCCGCGCCCCAGAAAGAGCTGGCCCAGCTGTGCGCGGTGGTGGGGCGCAGCTTCCCGCACGCGCTGCTGGCCTCGCTGTCCGGCCGGAGCGAGACGGCCCTCAGGAAGGACCTGGCCGGGCTCGTCGCGGAGGGGCTGCTCCAGCCGGAGGAGGCCGCGGAGCCGCGCTTCGGCTTCCGGCACGCGCTCATCCAGGACGCGGCGTCGGACTCGCTGCCCCGGCTGCTGCGGCGCCAGTACCACCGGCGCATCGCCCGGGTGCTGGCGGAGCAGTTCCCCGAGGTGACGGAGGCCCAGCCGGACCTGCTCGCCTGGCACTACACCGAGTCGGGGCAGGTGGAGGCGGCGCTCCGGTGGTGGGCGCGCGCGGGGGAGCTGGCCAGCCTGCGCTCGGCCAACATGGAAGCCCTCAGCCACCTGCGGCAGGCGCTGGAGCTGCTGCTCACGCTGCCGCCCTCGCGCGAGCGCTCCGGACAGGAGCTGAAGCTGCTCATCTCCCTGCAGTGGTCGCTGATGCAGGTGCAGGGGTACCACTCTCCGGAGGGCGAGGAGGTGTACGCCCGGGTGCGGGCGCTGCTGCGCGAGCTGGAGGAGGACCTGCCCCGGCTGGAGCCCGCCTACTGGGTGCCCTTCGCGTACGCCTTCGCGCGGGCGCGGTGGGACGAGGCACACGAGATGGCGGAGCGGCTGGTGAGGCTGGGCCGCCAGCACAGCCAGCGCGACCTGCTGGCGCTGGGCTACCGGATGATGGCCGCCGACTTCTTCACCTGGGGCAACGTCCCCACCGCGCTGGAGCACGTGGAGCTGGCGCTCGCGTTCTCCGACTTCGGGCTGGAGCAGCACCAGGTGCTGGCGGTGAAGCACGGGGTGAATCCCCGCGTGGCGGCCCTGGCGTATGCGGCGATGCTGTTCGCGGTGGTGGACGCGCCGGAGCGCTCGCGTGAGCACGGACGGCTGGCGCTGCGGCTGGCCATGGACATCGGCCACCCCAACACGACGGGCTTCGCGCTGCTCTACGTGGCGCTGGCGGGCCAGCTGCGGCGCGAGCCTCGCGAGGTGCTGGAGCTGTGCGACCGCAACATCGCGCTGTCCAGGGACCACCACCTGCGGCTGTGGCTGGGCTGGGCCGCGCTGCTGCGCGCCTGGGCCCAGGCCATGCTGGGCAGCGAGCGCGAGGGCCTGGCCCGGATGCAGGCGGCGATGGCGCAGTGGCGCCGGGCCGGCTTCAACGCGGGGCTGCCGCACGACCTGGGCATGCTGGCGGAAATCCACCTGCTGCTGGGCCAGTCGCACGAGGCCCTGGTGGCGGTGCACGAGGCGTTGATGCTCGCCGAGGAGACCGGCGAGCGCTCCTACGAGGTGGTGCTGCGAGGGTTGGAGGCGGAAGCGCTCCATGGGCTCGGCCGGGAGCGGGAGGCGAGCGAGGCGTATTCGCGGGCGCTGCGACTGGCGGCATCCCAGGGGGCGGTGGGGTACGACCGGCTGGTGCGGGAGCACCGCATCGGCCACCGGTGGGTGGAGCTGCCGGTGACTCCGGGCACGCAGCTGGAGGAACCGGCGCCCGGCGCATGA
- a CDS encoding RNA polymerase sigma factor: MMGPTVETDEVRGAGAPASREQVEAQLHGHCLQGEYSEAVELAMRSYGPEIRRLMASVLHHPELAKDAFSLFSENLVKGLPGFRWESSFRTWAYRLARNACYHQLHTPASREQPVSEPAANEPQRHRTDTQPWQRTAVKERFRALRERLEPHERMLLMLRVDQRLPWTEIARVMAEPDESVTRDALNRRATALRQQFQRVKARLRAIAIEQGVIPADRLDA; the protein is encoded by the coding sequence ATGATGGGTCCGACGGTGGAGACGGACGAGGTCCGGGGAGCTGGTGCGCCCGCATCTCGCGAGCAGGTGGAGGCGCAGCTGCATGGCCACTGTCTGCAAGGTGAGTACAGCGAGGCGGTGGAGCTGGCGATGCGCTCGTACGGGCCGGAGATACGGAGGCTGATGGCCTCCGTGCTCCACCACCCGGAGCTGGCGAAGGACGCCTTCAGCCTCTTCAGTGAGAACCTGGTGAAGGGGTTGCCGGGCTTCCGGTGGGAGAGCTCGTTCCGGACGTGGGCGTACCGGCTGGCGCGCAACGCGTGCTACCACCAGCTCCACACGCCCGCGTCGCGCGAGCAGCCCGTGAGCGAGCCCGCGGCGAACGAGCCGCAGCGGCACCGCACGGACACGCAGCCCTGGCAGCGCACGGCGGTGAAGGAGCGCTTCCGCGCGCTGCGGGAGCGGCTGGAGCCCCACGAGCGGATGCTGCTGATGCTGCGCGTGGACCAGCGCCTGCCGTGGACGGAGATTGCCCGGGTGATGGCGGAGCCGGACGAGTCCGTCACCCGCGACGCGCTGAACCGCCGCGCCACGGCGCTGCGCCAGCAGTTCCAGCGGGTGAAGGCCCGGCTGCGGGCCATCGCCATCGAGCAGGGCGTGATTCCCGCCGACCGGTTGGACGCGTAG
- a CDS encoding vWA domain-containing protein produces the protein MRRSQLAVMGVVCALAVGSTVSGCSSRDEAEQADSTHRIEAKLVSQKDAAKVAPSSSPPSSSAKPVLRAAPDATRAMKITGSPELSAPMGTGDGQMGAPSRAGPGPGSMLGLRGTASGGGGTGSGNGMGMGGLGTKGRGGGTVSYGASVSLGGKGAVSGKRIVTTLSGSGTAALGGNVAPKEPEANTEGYQDHGVNPFVSASEDRLSTFAVDVDTASYTLARRKLVDGVLPPREAVRVEEFLNYFRYTYPEPSASNGPLAVHLDAAPSPYTPGRHLLRVGVQGRHLSISERKPAHLTFLVDVSGSMQSPDRLPLAKRALRMLVDQLRDGDTVALVTYAGNVRRVLPHTGMEHKAQIHAAIEDLSAGGSTAMASGIELAYQEAMTALDGSSLSRVIILSDGDANVGATSHSDILKTIRGHVKEGITVTTVGFGMGNYQDTMMEQLADQGNGNHFYVDSLHAARRIFVKQLGGTLEVIAQDVKLQVDFDPKQVARYRLVGYENRDIADHDFRNDRVDAGEIGSGHTVTALYELELKPGAGEGLATVRVRAKKPRGESATERAYRFPASALASTFQEAGADLRFATAVMGAAELLRRSPHAARWSSDSVRDIARAATPEGNAEREEFLTLLEKARPLLRSVAAR, from the coding sequence ATGAGGCGGAGCCAGCTGGCCGTCATGGGAGTCGTGTGCGCGCTCGCGGTGGGAAGCACGGTGTCGGGCTGTAGCTCACGAGACGAGGCGGAGCAGGCTGACTCCACCCATCGAATCGAGGCGAAGCTGGTGAGCCAGAAGGACGCCGCGAAGGTGGCGCCCTCCTCCAGCCCGCCGTCCTCCAGCGCGAAGCCCGTTCTCAGAGCGGCGCCCGACGCGACGCGGGCGATGAAAATCACCGGGAGCCCTGAGCTCTCCGCCCCGATGGGCACGGGCGATGGACAGATGGGAGCCCCCTCCCGGGCCGGCCCCGGCCCCGGCTCCATGCTCGGCCTGCGCGGTACCGCGTCGGGCGGAGGCGGCACGGGCTCGGGCAACGGCATGGGCATGGGAGGCCTTGGCACGAAGGGCCGCGGGGGCGGCACCGTGAGCTACGGCGCCTCCGTCAGCCTGGGCGGCAAGGGCGCCGTCTCGGGCAAGCGCATCGTCACGACCCTCTCCGGCTCCGGTACCGCGGCGCTCGGCGGCAACGTCGCTCCGAAAGAGCCCGAGGCCAACACCGAGGGCTACCAGGACCATGGCGTGAATCCCTTCGTCTCCGCCTCGGAGGACCGGCTGTCCACCTTCGCGGTGGACGTGGACACCGCGTCGTACACGCTGGCGCGGCGCAAGCTGGTCGACGGCGTCCTGCCCCCGCGTGAAGCCGTGCGCGTGGAGGAGTTCCTCAACTACTTCCGCTACACGTACCCGGAGCCCTCCGCCAGCAACGGCCCGCTGGCGGTCCACCTGGACGCCGCGCCGTCTCCGTACACGCCGGGCCGCCACCTGCTGCGCGTGGGCGTGCAGGGCCGCCATCTGAGCATCTCCGAGCGCAAGCCCGCGCACCTCACGTTCCTCGTGGACGTCTCAGGCTCCATGCAGTCACCGGACCGGCTGCCCCTGGCGAAGCGCGCACTGCGGATGCTGGTGGACCAGCTGCGTGACGGCGACACGGTGGCGCTCGTCACGTACGCGGGCAACGTGCGCCGGGTGCTGCCCCACACGGGCATGGAGCACAAGGCGCAGATCCACGCCGCCATCGAGGACCTGTCCGCCGGGGGCTCCACCGCGATGGCCTCTGGCATCGAGCTGGCCTACCAGGAGGCGATGACGGCGCTGGATGGCAGCTCCCTGTCGCGGGTCATCATCCTCTCGGACGGCGACGCCAACGTGGGCGCGACGAGCCACTCGGACATCCTGAAGACCATCCGCGGCCACGTGAAGGAGGGCATCACCGTCACCACCGTGGGCTTCGGGATGGGCAACTACCAGGACACGATGATGGAGCAGCTCGCGGACCAGGGGAACGGCAACCACTTCTACGTGGACTCGCTGCATGCCGCGCGGCGCATCTTCGTGAAGCAGCTCGGCGGGACGCTGGAGGTCATCGCGCAGGACGTGAAGCTGCAGGTGGACTTCGACCCGAAGCAGGTCGCCCGCTACCGGCTCGTCGGCTACGAGAACCGCGACATCGCGGACCACGACTTCCGGAACGACCGGGTGGACGCGGGAGAGATTGGCTCCGGCCACACCGTCACCGCCCTGTACGAGCTGGAGCTGAAGCCCGGCGCGGGCGAAGGACTGGCCACCGTGCGCGTGCGCGCCAAGAAGCCGCGCGGCGAGTCCGCCACCGAGCGCGCGTACCGCTTCCCCGCGAGCGCGCTCGCGAGCACGTTCCAGGAGGCAGGCGCCGACCTGCGCTTCGCGACGGCGGTGATGGGCGCGGCGGAGCTGCTGCGTCGCAGCCCCCACGCAGCGCGCTGGAGCTCCGACTCGGTGCGCGACATCGCCAGGGCCGCCACGCCCGAGGGAAATGCCGAGCGTGAGGAGTTCCTGACGCTGCTGGAGAAGGCCCGCCCCCTGCTTCGGAGCGTCGCGGCGAGGTAG